From a region of the Fusobacterium sp. FSA-380-WT-3A genome:
- the rfaD gene encoding ADP-glyceromanno-heptose 6-epimerase, whose translation MIIVTGAAGFIGSAFIWKLNEMGINDIIAVDKMRTEDKWLNLRKRDYADWVDRDNLFDWLSIPENANKITGVVHLGACSATTEKDGDYLMSNNYGYTKKLWEFCSKQNINFVNASSAATYGAGELGYNDDITVEEFKKLMPLNKYGYSKKIFDDWSFKQIKTPKQWISCKFFNVYGPQEYHKGRMASMVFHTFNQYKANGGVKLFKSHKEGFEDGGQLRDFVYIKDVVDVLYFFLTEKVESGVYNLGTGEARSFRDLSMATMEAAAGKKLNEKDVIEYVPMPEDLRGKYQYYTKAEMNKLKRAGYTKKFHSLEEGVYDYVVNYLAKEDSYL comes from the coding sequence ATGATTATAGTTACAGGAGCTGCAGGATTTATTGGTAGTGCATTTATATGGAAACTAAATGAAATGGGAATAAATGACATCATTGCTGTGGACAAAATGAGAACAGAAGATAAATGGCTAAATTTAAGAAAAAGAGATTATGCTGACTGGGTTGATAGGGATAATCTTTTTGATTGGTTATCTATTCCAGAAAATGCAAACAAAATCACAGGAGTTGTTCATTTAGGAGCTTGTTCAGCTACAACTGAAAAAGATGGAGATTATTTAATGAGTAACAACTATGGTTACACAAAAAAACTTTGGGAATTTTGCTCTAAACAAAATATTAATTTTGTAAATGCTTCTTCTGCTGCTACTTATGGAGCTGGAGAATTAGGATATAATGATGATATAACTGTAGAAGAATTTAAGAAACTAATGCCTTTAAATAAGTATGGATATTCTAAAAAAATATTTGATGATTGGTCATTTAAACAAATTAAAACTCCAAAACAATGGATAAGCTGTAAATTCTTTAATGTTTATGGTCCACAAGAATATCATAAAGGAAGAATGGCATCAATGGTTTTCCATACTTTCAATCAATATAAAGCAAATGGTGGAGTAAAACTTTTCAAATCACATAAAGAGGGATTTGAAGATGGAGGGCAATTAAGAGATTTTGTTTATATAAAAGATGTTGTTGATGTTTTATATTTCTTTTTAACTGAAAAAGTTGAATCAGGAGTATATAATTTAGGTACAGGAGAAGCTAGAAGCTTTAGAGACTTATCTATGGCTACTATGGAAGCTGCTGCTGGAAAAAAATTAAATGAAAAAGATGTGATTGAATATGTTCCTATGCCTGAAGACTTAAGAGGAAAATATCAATATTATACAAAAGCTGAGATGAATAAATTAAAAAGAGCTGGATATACAAAAAAATTCCATTCTTTAGAAGAGGGAGTTTATGATTATGTAGTAAATTATCTAGCTAAAGAAGATTCTTATCTATAG
- a CDS encoding undecaprenyl-diphosphate phosphatase translates to MNPYLLVVILGIVEGITEFLPVSSTGHMILVENFINSPYVTKGFMDNFLIIVQLGAILSVVLYFWKDIHPFVKSKEIFVERLNLWSKIIVGVLPAAILGLLFDDYITEFFLGNTKIVATTLIIYGIIFCFIEDKIKRVKVIDNIKNIPYSLAIIIGFFQCLAMIPGTSRSGATIIGSLLLGLSKGVAAEFSFFLAIPTMIGATLLKLIKNGVNFTPLEWQLLGIGFFISFIVAFGIIKWFMGYIKTRTFKLFGIYRIVLGILVLLFLN, encoded by the coding sequence ATGAATCCATACTTATTAGTTGTTATACTTGGAATAGTAGAAGGAATTACAGAATTTTTACCTGTAAGTAGTACAGGACATATGATTTTAGTAGAAAATTTTATTAACAGTCCTTATGTTACAAAAGGTTTTATGGATAATTTTCTCATTATAGTTCAACTAGGAGCAATTTTATCAGTTGTTTTATATTTTTGGAAAGATATACATCCATTTGTAAAAAGTAAAGAAATCTTTGTAGAAAGACTAAATCTTTGGAGTAAAATTATTGTAGGAGTTTTACCAGCAGCAATATTGGGACTTTTATTTGATGATTATATAACAGAATTCTTTTTAGGAAATACTAAAATAGTTGCTACAACTTTAATTATCTATGGAATAATATTTTGTTTTATAGAAGATAAAATAAAAAGAGTTAAAGTAATTGACAACATAAAAAACATTCCCTATTCTTTGGCAATTATAATTGGTTTTTTTCAATGTCTTGCTATGATTCCAGGAACTTCACGTTCTGGAGCTACTATAATAGGTTCTTTATTATTAGGTTTAAGTAAAGGAGTAGCTGCTGAATTTTCATTTTTCTTAGCTATACCAACTATGATAGGAGCTACACTTTTAAAGTTAATAAAAAATGGAGTAAACTTTACTCCTCTTGAATGGCAATTATTAGGAATAGGATTTTTTATTTCTTTTATAGTTGCATTTGGAATTATAAAATGGTTTATGGGATATATAAAAACTAGAACTTTTAAATTATTTGGAATTTATAGAATAGTTTTAGGAATATTAGTTTTATTATTTTTAAACTAA
- a CDS encoding type IV pilus twitching motility protein PilT, which produces MNKATFLEMIAKGRTYKVTDIHLIVDDFPVFRVNDRLYRFEEYPPVRKENLEILVSEILTDKEKEILNKKKELDFSFKDLGGNCRINIFYERENLAFAIRIVNKEPLALEELNLSAKINDFYEDTNGLIVVCGKSSSGKTSTVAAMIEKYNREKAYNIITIEDPIEYIYKNQKSIIRQREVGRDVKSYTDGIKSALRQNADVIMLGELKDTESIEMALLAAETGHIVLATLHSNGIIDSIDKIIGMFNEDRKDYIQRLVASNLIGVIHQEFTEGVDGEEKIKVPICEIMYTNSGIQNLIKTGKISQISSFLDVSGRKGILNKQESIKELYRGKKLTPEQFEKEIKSLRKF; this is translated from the coding sequence ATGAATAAAGCAACTTTTTTAGAAATGATTGCTAAAGGAAGGACATATAAAGTAACCGATATACATTTAATAGTAGATGACTTCCCTGTTTTTAGGGTAAATGACAGATTATACAGATTTGAAGAATATCCCCCTGTAAGAAAAGAAAATTTAGAAATTCTTGTTTCTGAAATATTAACAGATAAAGAAAAGGAAATCTTAAATAAAAAGAAAGAATTAGATTTTTCTTTCAAAGATTTAGGTGGAAATTGTAGGATAAATATATTTTATGAAAGAGAAAATTTAGCTTTTGCTATTAGAATAGTTAACAAAGAGCCTTTAGCATTAGAAGAATTAAATTTAAGTGCTAAAATAAATGATTTTTATGAAGATACAAATGGACTTATTGTAGTATGTGGAAAAAGTAGTAGTGGAAAAACTAGTACTGTAGCAGCTATGATTGAAAAATATAATAGGGAAAAAGCTTATAATATTATAACTATAGAAGATCCTATTGAATATATTTATAAAAATCAAAAAAGTATCATAAGACAAAGAGAAGTTGGTAGAGATGTAAAATCATACACTGATGGAATCAAATCAGCACTTCGCCAAAATGCTGATGTAATAATGTTAGGAGAATTAAAAGATACTGAAAGTATTGAGATGGCTTTACTTGCTGCTGAGACTGGTCACATTGTATTAGCTACTTTACATTCTAATGGTATAATTGATTCTATTGATAAAATTATTGGTATGTTCAATGAAGATAGAAAAGATTATATTCAAAGACTTGTAGCTTCTAATTTAATTGGAGTTATACATCAAGAATTTACAGAGGGTGTTGATGGAGAGGAAAAAATAAAAGTACCTATTTGTGAGATAATGTATACAAACAGTGGTATTCAAAATCTTATAAAAACTGGTAAAATTTCACAGATTTCTTCTTTCTTAGATGTTAGTGGAAGAAAAGGA